The following are encoded together in the Citrus sinensis cultivar Valencia sweet orange chromosome 1, DVS_A1.0, whole genome shotgun sequence genome:
- the LOC102627994 gene encoding putative E3 ubiquitin-protein ligase RF298 yields the protein MASLVAKGSSSSCQVSPLMLVQEKGSRNKRKFRADPPLGEPNKIIPSPQNECPTYEFTAEKFDITPGHGQTGACDLCGVNQDHSDGLKLDLGLSSAVGSSEVGPSRPREELEVEEFQDADWSDLTESQLEELVLSNLDAIFKSAIKKIVACGYMEEVATKAVLRSGLCYGSKDTVSNIVDNTLAFLRSGQEINSSREHYFQDLPQLEKYILAELVCVLREVRPFFSTGDAMWCLLICDMNVSHACAMDGDPLSSFSGDGASNGNSHITTQLQTKTEAKCSELNLPNPSKPVPSIPCSHSSQPEAPTVAGIPNITKSKNSHVGSEISEKDGTNSISDNVDKTFSVAGTSQSPALEEKFVGSRKVHSGSSKREYMLRQKSLHLEKHYRTYGSKGSSRAGKLSGLGGLILDKKLKSVSDTTSVNLKNASSKISKAIEVHQDNGSHNLSTSPGTSSPATFHSQGANAISALPKTSMPSTFPPGGTPAVLPLANTLPVLSAADTELSLSLPTKSNSTQMPAGINSVAPNCGYAGILSDDTSLEHLVPQDKRDEIILKLIPRVRELHNQLHEWTEWANQKVMQAARRLSKDKAELKTLRQEKEEVERLKKEKQILEENTMKKLSEMENALCKASGQVERANSAVRRLEVENTALRQEMEAAKLRAAESAASCQEVSKREKKTQMKFQSWEKQKALFQEELVTEKRKVVQLLQELDQAKALQEQLEARWRQEEKAKEELVMQASSIRKEREQIEASAKSKEDMIKSKAETNLMRYKDDIHRLEKEISQLRLKTDSSKIAALRRGIDGSYAGRLTDIKSSSVHKESQTPLISEVMKDYHDFSGTGGVKRERECVMCLSEEMSVVFLPCAHQVVCTTCNELHEKQGMKDCPSCRSPIQRRIPVRYARS from the exons ATGGCATCATTGGTCGCTAAGGGGAGTAGTAGTAGCTGTCAAGTGTCCCCGCTGATGTTAGtacaagaaaaaggaagcaGAAATAAGAGGAAGTTTCGAGCTGATCCGCCATTAGGTGAACCAAATAAGATTAttccttcgcctcagaatgaGTGCCCAACTTATGAATTCACAGCTGAGAAATTTGATATCACCCCTGGTCATGGACAAACCGGTGCCTGTGACTTGTGTGGTGTTAACCAAGACCACTCTGATGGTTTAAAACTTGACCTCGGATTGTCTAGTGCTGTAGGTTCGTCTGAGGTTGGGCCAAGCCGACCTAGAGAAGAATTAGAGGTGGAGGAGTTTCAAGATGCAGATTGGAGTGATCTTACAGAAAGTCAGCTGGAAGAACTAGTTTTGAGCAATCTGGATGCAATTTTCAAGAGTGCAATAAAAAAGATTGTTGCTTGTGGTTACATGGAAGAAGTAGCCACAAAGGCTGTTTTGAGGTCTGGCCTTTGTTATGGCAGTAAGGACACTGTTTCAAATATAGTGGATAACACATTAGCATTCCTAAGAAGTGGCCAAGAGATAAATTCTTCTAGGGAACACTATTTTCAGGATTTACCGCAGCTAGAGAAGTATATACTGGCTGAACTGGTTTGTGTTTTGCGTGAAGTTAGGCCTTTCTTCAGTACTGGCGATGCAATGTGGTGTTTATTGATTTGTGACATGAATGTGTCACATGCATGTGCAATGGATGGCGATCCCTTGAGTAGTTTCTCCGGTGATGGAGCTTCAAATGGGAACTCACACATTACCACTCAACTTCAGACGAAAACAGAGGCAAAATGTTCTGAATTGAATCTTCCAAATCCCTCTAAGCCTGTTCCTTCAATCCCTTGTTCCCATAGTTCCCAACCCGAGGCACCTACCGTGGCAGGAATTCCtaatataacaaaatcaaagaatTCTCATGTTGGCAGTGAGATATCAGAAAAGGACGGTACTAATTCCATATCTGATAATGTAGATAAAACTTTTAGTGTTGCAGGAACATCTCAATCGCCTGCATTGGAGGAAAAGTTTGTTGGTAGCAGAAAGGTTCATTCAGGTAGTTCTAAGAGAGAATACATGCTTCGTCAGAAGTCTCTTCATCTGGAGAAACACTACCGAACGTATGGATCTAAAGGTTCTTCAAGAGCCGGGAAATTGAGTGGTTTGGGTGGTTTAATATTGGACAAGAAACTAAAATCTGTGTCCGACACTACTTCTGTAAACTTAAAGAATGCATCCTCAAAGATAAGCAAGGCAATTGAGGTGCATCAAGATAATGGAAGTCATAATCTTTCAACTAGTCCTGGAACCTCTTCACCCGCAACGTTTCATTCACAAGGTGCTAATGCCATTTCTGCATTGCCTAAGACCAGTATGCCATCCACATTCCCTCCTGGTGGTACACCAGCTGTGTTACCTCTGGCCAATACCCTGCCAGTGTTGTCGGCTGCTGATACTGAGCTTTCTCTTTCACTGCCTACCAAAAGCAATTCAACTCAAATGCCTGCTGGTATTAATTCTGTGGCACCTAATTGCGGATATGCTGGCATACTTTCTGATGATACGTCTCTGGAGCATTTGGTCCCTCAGGACAAGAGGGATGAGATAATTCTTAAGCTCATTCCAAGAGTTCGGGAACTGCACAATCAGCTTCATGAATGGACTGAGTGGGCTAATCAGAAAGTTATGCAGGCTGCTCGTAGGCTGAGTAAGGACAAGGCAGAACTTAAAACACTTAGgcaagagaaagaagaagttgAACGGCTCAAGAAAGAGAAGCAAATTCTGGAGGAAAACACTATGAAGAAGCTTTCTGAGATGGAGAATGCTTTGTGTAAGGCCAGTGGGCAGGTGGAGCGAGCTAATTCTGCTGTTCGTAGGCTTGAGGTGGAGAATACTGCCCTTAGGCAAGAAATGGAAGCTGCTAAATTACGAGCTGCAGAGTCTGCTGCAAGCTGCCAGGAAGTATCAAAGAGGGAGAAGAAGACTCAGATGAAGTTTCAGTCATGGGAGAAGCAGAAAGCCTTGTTTCAGGAAGAGCTTGTGACTGAAAAACGTAAAGTTGTACAACTGCTACAGGAACTAGATCAAGCTAAAGCTCTCCAGGAACAACttgag GCTAGATGGCGACAGGAAGAGAAGGCAAAGGAAGAGCTAGTTATGCAGGCCAGCTcgataagaaaagaaagagaacaGATTGAGGCTTCAGCAAAATCTAAGGAGGATATGATCAAATCAAAAGCAGAAACGAATTTAATGAGGTACAAAGATGATATCCACAGGCTTGAGAAAGAAATCTCCCAGTTGAGACTGAAGACTGACTCTTCAAAAATTGCTGCTCTTCGGAGGGGCATTGATGGAAGCTATGCAGGCAGACTTACAGACATAAAAAGTAGTTCAGTGCACAAGGAATCCCAGACCCCTCTAATCTCTGAAGTAATGAAAGATTATCATGACTTCTCTGGGACAGGTGGTGTGAAACGTGAACGTGAGTGTGTGATGTGCCTATCAGAGGAGATGTCTGTAGTCTTTCTCCCCTGTGCCCATCAAGTTGTTTGCACGACATGCAATGAGCTGCACGAGAAACAGGGGATGAAGGATTGCCCTTCGTGTAGGAGTCCCATCCAGCGGCGTATTCCTGTACGTTATGCTCGCTCTTAG